The Pogoniulus pusillus isolate bPogPus1 chromosome 3, bPogPus1.pri, whole genome shotgun sequence nucleotide sequence GGCTTCTTCATCCTCTTTATCTTCTTGAAGCCTCTTCATCCGTTCCATTAGGGCCTCCAGCTCACTTAAAGAATCTGCAATCTGCAAAAACACCATGACATTCTGCAAAATTAGAAGATAGACAACGTGTGTCATCTTCAGATTTCATGCTTGGCAACAAATGTTCTCAAAATagatagcagcagcaaacacaaaAACTCAAGCCAGAATGCATTTCGTCACATACAGCACAGGCAAACAGCTTTCAGGCAGACAGAAGAAGGGAGCTGGGAAGTGTTACTCTAATCTGTCACAGTAAGCTACTGCAGTGGCATTAACTGTGGAAGAGGTGGTGTTTGAGTGTAAAAGTCATAGTGGCTTATAATACATACTCCACCATGTAGATGGGTCAGGAAAAGCCACCTGTGTGCCCAGTGTGTATCAGAAAACAACTTCTGATATTTAAGGTAACTTCTTTCAGTCTATTAGTAATGCCAAATGTATTTCTGTAGAGATAGAGCACACCACTGCAATGCAGGAACACAACCTGTGACTGCAAATTGgtgcttgctttttctttttattacaCATGATCAAAACAAATATTGTGTTCATCTTTTCCCTGGCttttgggaggaaaacaaacctCTTTACTAGATATACATCAAAGCCTGGAGTTCTGTGATCTATACATTCAGACTTTTCattagatcatagaattacagaatgaaccaggttggaaaagacctccaagatcatccagtccaacctagcactcagccctatccaatcaactagaccatggcacttaatgcctcatccagtcttttcttgaacacttccagggacagcaactccaccacctcgctgggcagcccattccaatgccaatcactctctctggcaacaacttcctcctaacatccagcctagacctcccctggcacaacttgagactgtgtccccttgttctgttgctgcttgcctgggagaagaggccaccccccacctggctacagcctcccttcaggtagttgtagatagcaatgaggtcacccctgagcttcctcttctccaggctaaacacccccagctccctcagcctctcctcatagggtttgtgttccaggcccctcaccagctttgttgcccttctctggacatgttccagcacctcaacatcactcttgaattgaggagcccagaactggacacagcactcaagttgtggcctgaccagtgctgagtacaggggaagaataacctcccttgtcctgctggccacactgctcccaatacaggccaggatgccattggctcttggccacctgggcacactgctggctcagtttTAGCCTAGATAAAttgtttatttttccatttctatcttttccttttgattctctttctctctgcccaAAGCTAGTTTCTTAGTATGCTACTCACTGCTTACCAAGCAGAACAGAGTAAGCAGCAGCCCTTTGCCTACTGCAAACAGAGAATGAAACACTCCAGTCTTTTAACCTAGCATGTCTTAGAGCCCAGAAACTTAAGATACAGCAACTGGACTGACTAATCACACATCCACAACATACTCCTGATCTTCACAATTCTATCTAGTGACTCTCCTCATAATCCCAGACTTCCATCAAAGGCAGTAAGCCTTATTAATCAATCAGCATTAATTCAAGGACATACCTTCAAAGCATTATAGAGCCACTTTCAGAAAATATTTCCACATTTAAGTTAATTAACTAGTAATCAGAGTTCTCTGTTGGTTGATTCAAGACTGGAACTCCAGCTTGAAGAattaagtaattttttttcagacatTTCCTCTGCCTACATGGAAGTATTTCAAAACTGACCCATTTTATGACTGGAGACCTTAAAGTCATAACTATTATTACTATTTTTATGACTTCTaaggtttttttcccattcCTATTTCATTCCACATACTAGGAACATTGATGACACAAAGCTCCAGTCAGCAACACGCTATCTGAAGAAAGTGAGGCTGTTAAGGTTTCAAATGAAAGTAAGGTTTTAGTCTTCTTCAATGGGTTGTGAGATCAGCTACCAAAATCACAGTGCTCTGACTACCACACCCCATTACAATGTGCTTTTCAACTGATGGCACTGAAAACTGCTAGAGTGAATGTTACCAGACTCAAGTACTCCAGTCAAGAAGACAACTTTCAAACTACTCTGAAACTTGAACAGGAAAGAACATAAGGAATTTTTCTAATGCAGAACAGAGGCAAGCAGAAGAATCTTGTTGCAACACTAACCCCAAAGTTGCTACTCGTGAGGGATGCATTCTCTATGCTGTTGTCATTGGCAAGATCACAGACACAGAAGTTGTTGACTGCTATAAGTCTGACTCCATTAGATGTATCTGGGTCTCTCTCTGGATTAATGCCACTACCAAATACAAAACTTGCCAAGGCATGATAATGTGCCAACAGGACAACAGCATGCACCAGCTCAGGAAGGGACCAGTTGTTTTCCCCAGTCTTGacaagtttctgaaatgagaATAAAGAAGGTGTAAGTGTAACATTTCTTTTGACCACCTCCACTCCCCTTTTTTCTATAAAACACTATGTATTTTTCAAAAGGGATCAACTCCTTTCTTCCAATAATAGCACAGTTCGTCTTGCACATCAATTCCCACCATTGGTGGAATAAATAACCCCACCAGGGTTATTTTAGCCAATGTTATTTCTAAAGCATACACCTCGTTGGCTTTGCCACGCAGAAAAATGTATTTGCTTATCCAATGCTCTAGTACTTGCCTGAATTTTCAATTCAAGGTAACAAAGGCTAAACAGAGAGTGGAATTTAGCAGTTCTTATCACCAGAGATTTACTGCTATGACAGGGGTTGACTTAACAGGTACCTGAATGTGCTCTTTCGTGATAAGCCAGGGCCGGTGTGCCAAGAGCTTGTTTATTTCGTTCAGGTTTTTCAGTCTTTGGGGAATGTATTCTAAACCATTCAACCACTCTGCAATCCCACCAGTCTTCAAAAACTCATCAACGTGCATGTTTATTAGGTAGGAACACTGAtgtctggcagcagcctggaatAATTAAACACAGAGGGAACAGTGCAGTACATTAGCATATAATCTGATTTTGCTgcaggtgagagagagagattactaacacaaaacaaaactacaGTTTCATTCTAAAGGGACATATTTTACATTGCAATGCATTTTTATACAGGATGGAGGATGCTCCAATAAAAATAAGTTTGATTACTTTACTCTGAATCTAATTTTGGTTAGAAGAGGTCTCTAGAGAACTGGTCTAACCCTCTGCTCACAGTAGGACTGACTtggatcaggttgctgagaACCTTGTCCAGACAAACTCTCCATTCTTGTATATCACACAACCTCTCTTGGCCTTTGTTGCAATGTCCCAACATCATCATGGTAAAAACTGTTTTCCTAATGTTCATCTAGAATTTGTTGTGACTTGAGTCCACTGCATCTCATCCAGCCACTCACTTATGGTTAAATATCCAGAAATAAGGTTACACAGTTTTAACTGTTCTCTGTAAAACCTCTTTCTCATAGGCATGTGAGAAGTATATCTCTGTGGGAAACAGAGTAGTAAGGTACATTGTCAATTCTCCCTTCTCACTGAAAGCCTTCTGGCTGGGCATGCTTTATTCTTATGACAACCCACTAGAAAAAATCACACCCTGTCAAAAGTGTTACACTAGACTCTCCTTTTTACACTCTTCCCTTATTCTTCTTGCTTTGAAATACACAGGTCACAGGAGAAAATGCACAGCCTGCTGATACATACCATGATAGCAATGTAGTGTCTATAGGGCAAAGGAAGGGGCCCATCCATGCGCAGCATATAGAACTGGCTGCGGAGGAAAGACTCCAGGTACTGAGTATGGATGCTCATGACCTGTGTGATGTTGTCCAGGCGACCAGACGTAGAGTATTCTTCCACCAGAAGATTAGTACGCTCATCCAAACCATTCGCTTGCATAACCTGAGAAATAAGATGGCCAAACTTAAGAGAGAAAGCTATTATCTCTGCATTTAGTCCTGAAGAGaaatacacagtatcacagtatcacagtgtcaccaaggttggaagagacctcacagatcatcaagtccaaccctttaccacagagctcaaggctagaccatggcaccaagtgccacgtccaatcatgccttgaacagccccagggacggcgactccaccacctccccgggcagcccattccagtgtccaatgactctctcagtgaagaactttctcctcacctccagcctaaatttcccctggcgcagcctgaggctgtgtcctctcgttctggtgctggccacctgagagaagagagcaacctcctcctggccacaaccacccttcaggtagctgtagacagcaataaggtcaaccctgagcctcctcttctccaggccaaacaatcccagctccctcagcctctcctcgtagggcttgtgctcaaggcctctccccagcctcatacACTGCAGAATGAAAGCTTGGATACAAGGCAACACTTGAGACCCAGACATATATTTGTAACTACACCTGCTTGCATGtgtgcaaacacacacaaagacaTGCTGCCTGTACACTGAGAACTTAATACATCTgtagaaaaacaaaccccagtTTCCCATGGATCTTTCCAAAATGGCTAAACTTCCACATGCTTAAAGTGAAacctgcagagagagctggaagCAAGGAAGAGCTAAATGGGAAGTAAAGTCTTTACGGAAGTCAGCCTGTATAGACACACAACACTTGAGCATCCAGCCCTAAAACCAATTTCAAAATTAATGGAGAGGAACTGGGTTATGTAACCAAATTATAGAAACAGCCTGGCAATCTACCCCTTCTGTGCTTGTATAATTGAAGAAGAGATCAAATGCTAATTTGTCCATAACATTCAAGTATTATTTAGAATAGGAACTTAATGCTTTCTTTAAACAAAAGCTGTTCTTTAATTATTCCAGCCAGTCCAAACCTTGGGCACAAGATGAAATAAACCAGCAGAGGAGTAAGTACCTCTTGCATTGCAAGCCCTGACACAGTATTAGTGCTATTACTCAGTGTTTATCACCAAGAGCAGCCATTCTCAACATGTTCATCACTGAAGTTACAGGCAAAAGACTAGAATACCCAGTGCTGATTTGCAAACTGCACAGGATTAAACCAGTCAGCTTACTACTAAAAACAGTATAAAATAAGGAAACATTTTAGCATCAAGATAGAAAGTGCCTAAAGCCAAGAAGCTGAAATGTTCTatttaaaatgttttccttctttgtgaTGAGCTGATGAAGGGACCACATCTCCAACATTTGTCCATCAAATCTATGAAGAAAGACAAACAGCACACTACATTTCCACTACTCACCACTGTACTTCCCTGGTTTAATTTTTGGGCTCAGAAAGAAATGGAAGATGCAGTTAGGCAGCTCCATCATTTTTACATGAGTAGCTCTTTACTATGGCagcttttctgtgttttgtaCCCAAAATGCCTCTTCAGTTTTCCTTAAAACATGCTTTTACCTTCAGAAGTTTATTCATACATTAGAGATAACTTCATCTCATAGAAATAAGGAAGTGTATCTCCCACATATTTAAGAGCTCTTTGTCTCACATAGTAGCTGCTGGGGGAAATCATACTTCTGTCTCTGGAAAAGTTTCTAATCTTCTCCTTGTCAGGACTTTTCCTTGTAACTACAAGTTATGGAGAAGAAACTCTGCTGATAAACTTGATATATAATCCTGTAGGACTGCACTCTTGCTAGGTTAGGCATAGCAGTACACTGCATTACAGCTTCTGAGATTTATCTCCACCTCTATTACTATTAACACACTTTATATGTACTTCCTCCTGATTTACTACCAACCATGGATCTACAAACGTTTTCTCATTCAGCTTGTAAGGCACTTTAAAAGGAACCCTTACAAGTAAGCTGTTACCACTCTGCCCATATTCCTTCCATTACAACAGTAATGGAACAGTAAAGCAGGCTCTGACATGAGCAGTGTTATTATCAAGATTTGTGAGGCATTCAGTGTGTTACTAATCTTTAACTACATGTCTCCTATCCACTGCATTATTTCATGCCAAGGAACATGGGAAAAAACGTAGTTGGTTGGCTTAACAAACAGTATTTAACACTTGTTTGTGATATTAAATACCTGGTTTATCCATGCAGGTGGAGGTTCCTTGCTTGGTAACTGCTGGGGATACTCTTTTCTCAGAGCTACTCAGTGATTCCTCCTGAACCCTTGGCTAGTGCATTTACCAAGTGAAATAAATTCACTAACAGTTCTCTCAAAATATGTTATAATTTAAACTACATTTGCCCCTACTTTTTATACAATTATTGACTTTATGAGAAAAGCAAAGTTGTTAGGAACTTTAGTATCTCAATTTCATTGCATATTTCGCATGAAAAGGAAGTCCTCTTCACAAATTTGGATGGCTGGAACTCATTCTGCTCCCTTCTCCCTGAGTGTAAAAGACTACTTTTGACATGTCTTCCTTTTTGCTCCATTATATTTGCTCCTAAATGCAGACTTTGCTGGTGTACAAATGGAGACTCAGAGAACAGCAACTATCTTGTCTTTCAAAATGTCTTTTTGGCCCTTCTAGCATGTGAATTACCTGCCTGTAGCaactacttaaaaaaaaaccccaaaacaaagccCCTAGTTTTATAGTCAGCCAGCCCAAACAATTAATCAATCAATAAGTAATACTCTATGAAGATTGAGATCACATGAGAAAACCGCACAGCAAAGTTTCTACTTACTGGAGCAAGCCACAGATGCAGGCTTACGTTGAACATTAAACCATAGGCAGAAATCTTGAATCTCTAGTCAAAGTGTACCTTTCAACCATAAATTCTCTCAAGAAAAAAAGTTATGGTCTAAGGAGTCATATTTTCAGTTTCTCTCAAACCTCAGTCATTGCTCTGAAAGCTAAAtaattagatcatagaatcttagaatcaaccaagttggaagagacctccaagatcatccagtccaaactagcacccagccctggccaatcaactagaccatggcactaagtgcctcatccaccctttttctgaacacttccagggacagcaactctaccacctctctgggcagcccattccaatggcaaatcactctctctggcaaaaacttcctcctaacatccagcctagacctcccccagcaagACTTGAGAttctgtcccctcattctgttgctggttagctgggagaagagaccaacccccacctggctacagcctcccttcaggttcttgtacacagcaatgtggtcccccctgagcctcctcttctccaggctaaacaaccccagctccctcagcctctcctcacagagctgtgttccaggcctctcaccagctttgtggcccttctctggacacgttccagtctctcaacatctctcctgaattgaatATCGCTGCAACACTGGACAGGCCTCCTCTTAGGCTTGGCATTAAGAGTAGTGAGTGAGCATTgctcctgcctatggcagggggttggaactggatgatcttgtgccttgaggtaccttccaacctaaaccattctatgattctatcccccACAAGAAGAGAAGAGCTGGCACCCACGGCTGTCTCTGGAAGTGCTGCTAACTGAAAACACGTTCAATGGCACCACGTGTGTGAAAAGGACATGGTGGTTCTTATGCACTGGAGACTGCCCCAGAGAAACAATGATTTTTGCTCACAAAGATGCCCCTCCAGATAGCAGGGAATAAGCAAGGTAGCATTTCCATTTTAAAAGCCACCCCCTGCCTGGCCCAGCTAACCCCAAACTTACTTCATTCTCTGGTATAAAGGCACTTGGTCCTCTCGTCAGCGGTGGGGAGACTTGCACTCGCTTTTCCTGCAAAACAGCCACACAGTTTGGTCAGTGTCAGGAATGCCATCTGAACCTGATTCATCTTGCAAGATGAGCTCTTAAAGGCTTGAAAGAGGTTCTTTTGCCAAGGTCACCTGGGTGTTTTTACAGCCCACTGAGGAGGTGAAGCTATCATACCATGCTGGTTAAACAGATTTGCGTTCCCTGTCCTTTGGGTGAACGAACAGCGCTTTTGGCAAGGGATAAGACAGTAAAAAACCCACAGATCTAATCCTGTTTGGTTTACAGACCATCTTGAAGATACATAGACAAAAGAAGTAAAACATCTGGCATGATGCTAAAATTAGCCATTTACTGGACTGAATGGAAGTTTggaaagcagaggggaaaagaagccaCACTAAGGAAATTAGAAGCAAGAGATGCTGTTTTCTTCAACATCAGCATCTAATGAGATCCTGAGTGTTGAGAAGACTGTAGGCACTTTGTGTGCCAAGTATTAGCTTCACAAGTACAGTCCAAGGAAACCAGCAAGACCCAATTAAATACTTGTTTGAGACACCTGATGGAACGGCTGCcttagctgctgtgcctggaggaaaACACCATATGCAGTACAAGCCTTGGTGTGCAAAGCCTGGTCAGAAGGCATGAAATGGCTTTTTGGAACGATATATTTAGTACAG carries:
- the SESN3 gene encoding sestrin-3 isoform X2, with product MNRLGSGPMGSSTAASAGGQYRVCGNCRKVPRQEKRVQVSPPLTRGPSAFIPENEVMQANGLDERTNLLVEEYSTSGRLDNITQVMSIHTQYLESFLRSQFYMLRMDGPLPLPYRHYIAIMAAARHQCSYLINMHVDEFLKTGGIAEWLNGLEYIPQRLKNLNEINKLLAHRPWLITKEHIQKLVKTGENNWSLPELVHAVVLLAHYHALASFVFGSGINPERDPDTSNGVRLIAVNNFCVCDLANDNSIENASLTSSNFGIADSLSELEALMERMKRLQEDKEDEEASQEEMATRFEKEKKESLLVISGAFEDEIVSTDVSRYIEDPGFGYKDFARRGEDHLPTFRAQDYTWENHGFSLVNRLYSDIGHLLDEKFRMVYNLTYNTMATHEDVDTTTLRRALFNYVHCMYGIRYDDYDYGEVNQLLERSLKVYIKTVTCYPERTTKRMYDSYWRQFKHSEKVHVNLLLMEARMQAELLYALRAITRHLT
- the SESN3 gene encoding sestrin-3 isoform X1, translating into MNRLGSGPMGSSTAASAGGQYRVCGNCRKVPRQEKRVQVSPPLTRGPSAFIPENEVMQANGLDERTNLLVEEYSTSGRLDNITQVMSIHTQYLESFLRSQFYMLRMDGPLPLPYRHYIAIMAAARHQCSYLINMHVDEFLKTGGIAEWLNGLEYIPQRLKNLNEINKLLAHRPWLITKEHIQKLVKTGENNWSLPELVHAVVLLAHYHALASFVFGSGINPERDPDTSNGVRLIAVNNFCVCDLANDNSIENASLTSSNFGNVMVFLQIADSLSELEALMERMKRLQEDKEDEEASQEEMATRFEKEKKESLLVISGAFEDEIVSTDVSRYIEDPGFGYKDFARRGEDHLPTFRAQDYTWENHGFSLVNRLYSDIGHLLDEKFRMVYNLTYNTMATHEDVDTTTLRRALFNYVHCMYGIRYDDYDYGEVNQLLERSLKVYIKTVTCYPERTTKRMYDSYWRQFKHSEKVHVNLLLMEARMQAELLYALRAITRHLT